Proteins found in one Sporosarcina jeotgali genomic segment:
- the guaB gene encoding IMP dehydrogenase yields the protein MWETKFAREGLTFDDVLLIPGASEVLPKDVSLSVQLTDKIKLNVPLISAGMDTVTESKMAISMARQGGLGVVHKNMSIEEQAEQVVTVKRSENGVITNPFFLTPEHQVFDAEHLMGKYRISGVPIVDTLENRKLVGIITNRDLRFIQDYSLTIDDVMTKEQLVTAPVGTTLEDAEKILQNHKIEKLPIVDEDGTLRGLITIKDIEKVIEFPNAAKDHHGRLLVGAAVGVTSDTMVRVQKLVEAEVDVIVIDTAHGHSQGVIEMVKKIREAYPELDIIAGNIATADAANALYEAGADVVKVGIGPGSICTTRVVAGVGVPQITAVYDCAAEARKQGKTIIADGGIKFSGDIVKALAAGGHAVMLGSLLAGTTESPGETEIFQGRRFKVYRGMGSVSSMERGSKDRYFQEDAKKLVPEGIEGRMPYKGSLADTVHQLVGGIRSGMGYCGTKDLHTLREEAQFIRMTGAGLRESHPHQVQITKEAPNYTIS from the coding sequence ATGTGGGAAACTAAATTTGCACGTGAAGGGCTAACATTTGATGATGTATTGTTGATACCAGGAGCATCTGAAGTGTTACCAAAGGACGTATCGTTGTCTGTTCAATTAACGGACAAGATTAAGTTGAACGTTCCATTGATTAGTGCAGGAATGGATACTGTCACAGAATCTAAAATGGCGATTTCGATGGCACGCCAAGGCGGTCTTGGTGTTGTCCATAAGAACATGAGTATTGAAGAACAAGCTGAGCAGGTTGTTACTGTTAAGCGTTCTGAGAATGGTGTTATCACAAATCCGTTCTTCCTGACCCCTGAACATCAAGTATTCGATGCGGAACATCTCATGGGGAAATATCGCATTTCCGGTGTTCCGATTGTAGACACGCTTGAAAACCGAAAGTTAGTCGGCATCATTACAAATCGTGATCTTCGCTTCATCCAAGATTATTCGTTAACCATTGATGATGTCATGACGAAAGAACAACTCGTAACAGCACCAGTGGGTACAACACTTGAGGATGCTGAAAAGATTTTGCAGAACCACAAAATCGAAAAGCTTCCGATTGTGGATGAAGATGGAACGTTGCGCGGGTTAATTACCATTAAAGATATTGAAAAGGTAATTGAATTTCCGAACGCTGCAAAAGATCATCATGGCCGTCTTCTGGTTGGTGCAGCTGTTGGAGTTACATCAGATACAATGGTTCGTGTTCAGAAGCTTGTCGAGGCTGAAGTAGACGTCATTGTGATTGATACAGCCCACGGACACTCTCAAGGTGTTATTGAGATGGTGAAAAAGATTCGTGAAGCGTATCCTGAACTTGATATTATTGCAGGGAATATTGCAACTGCGGACGCTGCAAACGCATTGTATGAAGCTGGGGCAGATGTTGTCAAGGTTGGAATTGGTCCTGGATCTATTTGCACGACACGGGTCGTTGCAGGTGTAGGCGTTCCACAAATTACAGCAGTCTATGATTGTGCAGCAGAAGCACGCAAGCAAGGCAAGACGATTATTGCTGACGGAGGCATTAAGTTCTCTGGAGATATCGTAAAAGCACTTGCTGCAGGCGGACACGCAGTCATGCTCGGCAGCCTGCTTGCCGGGACAACTGAAAGCCCAGGTGAGACGGAAATCTTCCAAGGCCGCCGCTTTAAGGTGTACCGCGGTATGGGCTCTGTTTCTTCAATGGAACGCGGTTCAAAAGACCGTTACTTCCAAGAGGATGCGAAAAAGCTTGTGCCTGAAGGAATTGAAGGCCGCATGCCCTATAAAGGTTCCCTTGCTGATACAGTTCATCAGCTAGTTGGCGGTATTCGCTCAGGAATGGGGTATTGCGGAACAAAAGATTTGCATACATTGCGTGAAGAAGCACAGTTCATCCGTATGACAGGCGCAGGACTTCGGGAAAGCCATCCTCACCAAGTTCAAATTACAAAAGAAGCACCGAACTATACAATTTCTTAA
- a CDS encoding serine hydrolase — MKKMKNRWLSVLCSAVLLVAVFGATPAQAESALGLHVDAAILIDADSGKILYEENADAPLGIASMSKMMVEYLLFEAIEEGSITWDQEYKVTDYTYTVSQNRKLSNVPLRRDGSYTIKELYEALAIYSANAATIAIAETIGGTEKEFVKLMNEKAKELGLKDFKFVNSTGLNNKDLQGMYPEGAGPEDENVMPAKSVAKLAYSLVNDYPEVLETTKIPTKIFRENTSDAINMINWNTMLPGFLYAYDGVDGLKTGTTDFAGHCFTGTAVRDGKRVIAVVMKAVDAKGEGSYKARFDATRSLFDYGFSQFSEVEFVPEGYQFKGEKTVKVLKGKEKEVAIHVKEPIKMMVKTSEKKLYTPKLVIDKSKLKDGSLQAPIKKDAVVGHVELVKKDGSEDYGFINGKMAQSEVVTKEAVDKAGWFSLAMGGIGHFFSGLWDSGTGFVKGLFN; from the coding sequence GTGAAGAAGATGAAGAACAGATGGCTGTCTGTACTATGTTCGGCAGTCTTGCTTGTAGCAGTATTTGGTGCAACACCCGCTCAGGCGGAATCGGCGCTTGGCCTCCATGTGGATGCAGCCATTCTAATTGACGCAGATAGTGGAAAGATTTTATATGAAGAAAATGCAGATGCTCCGCTTGGCATTGCCAGCATGTCAAAAATGATGGTCGAGTACCTTCTATTTGAAGCAATCGAAGAAGGTTCAATTACTTGGGATCAGGAGTACAAAGTAACGGATTATACATACACGGTATCTCAAAATCGTAAGTTGAGTAACGTTCCGCTTCGCCGGGATGGTTCGTATACGATTAAAGAATTGTATGAAGCACTTGCAATCTATTCAGCGAATGCCGCAACAATCGCGATTGCAGAAACAATTGGCGGAACAGAAAAAGAGTTTGTAAAGCTGATGAACGAAAAAGCAAAAGAGCTTGGATTGAAAGACTTTAAGTTTGTCAATTCAACAGGATTAAATAATAAAGACCTTCAAGGCATGTATCCGGAAGGTGCGGGCCCGGAGGATGAAAACGTGATGCCGGCTAAGTCAGTAGCTAAACTTGCTTATTCGCTGGTTAATGATTATCCGGAAGTACTCGAAACGACTAAGATTCCTACAAAAATATTCCGTGAGAATACTTCTGACGCGATTAATATGATTAACTGGAACACTATGCTGCCAGGTTTCTTATATGCCTATGACGGCGTAGACGGTTTGAAAACAGGAACTACAGACTTTGCAGGACACTGTTTCACAGGAACTGCAGTTCGTGATGGCAAGCGTGTCATTGCAGTCGTGATGAAAGCCGTTGATGCTAAAGGTGAAGGATCTTATAAAGCTAGATTTGACGCAACACGTTCACTATTCGATTATGGTTTCTCACAGTTTTCTGAAGTGGAGTTTGTTCCTGAAGGCTACCAGTTCAAAGGTGAAAAGACTGTAAAGGTTCTGAAAGGAAAAGAGAAAGAAGTTGCCATTCATGTAAAAGAACCCATTAAAATGATGGTGAAAACAAGTGAAAAGAAATTGTACACGCCTAAGTTAGTCATCGATAAGTCGAAATTAAAAGATGGTTCGCTTCAAGCACCTATTAAAAAGGATGCAGTTGTGGGTCACGTGGAGCTCGTGAAGAAAGACGGCTCTGAAGATTACGGGTTCATCAACGGGAAAATGGCACAATCAGAAGTGGTAACTAAAGAAGCTGTAGATAAAGCAGGCTGGTTCTCTTTGGCAATGGGAGGCATTGGTCACTTCTTCTCAGGACTCTGGGATAGCGGGACAGGCTTTGTAAAAGGATTGTTCAACTAA
- a CDS encoding glutathione peroxidase has product MESVYEFTVQKPDGTEQSLSEFEGKPLLIVNTASKCGFVKQFDELQEVYETYKDQGLTVLGFPSDNFNNQEFGSSGEAEEFCRMNFGVTFPMFAKVDVKGDHAEPLFQYLSSEKKGILTEGIKWNFTKFLVDRQGNVVDRFAPQTGPLKMKDAIDKLI; this is encoded by the coding sequence ATGGAATCAGTTTATGAGTTTACTGTACAGAAACCTGATGGGACTGAGCAATCACTCTCTGAGTTCGAAGGAAAGCCGTTACTCATTGTAAACACGGCGAGTAAGTGCGGATTTGTAAAACAGTTTGATGAGTTACAAGAGGTCTATGAGACGTATAAGGATCAGGGACTGACCGTTCTAGGGTTCCCGTCGGATAACTTCAACAATCAGGAGTTCGGGAGCAGCGGTGAAGCTGAGGAGTTTTGTCGGATGAACTTCGGTGTAACCTTCCCGATGTTTGCGAAGGTGGATGTCAAAGGAGATCATGCAGAGCCGCTATTCCAGTACCTTTCCTCTGAAAAGAAAGGGATACTCACGGAAGGGATCAAATGGAACTTTACGAAGTTCCTTGTAGACCGGCAAGGCAATGTTGTCGATCGATTTGCTCCGCAAACAGGGCCGTTAAAAATGAAGGATGCAATCGATAAGCTGATATGA
- a CDS encoding PLP-dependent aminotransferase family protein, with product MEEWLILLDKSHAIPLYEQIYRQMKQDITEQRIPVGKKLPSKRKLSEFLSVSQTTIELAYGQLVSEGYITAVPRSGYYVQDIEELAYTESAEVKEVLTPVKPAAAIDFSPGMVDPELFPFAKWRKVAKDVIDEHAAHLLQLGDPHGDVELRNEIATYLYHSRGVICTPEQVIVGSGTEQLIPLIIRILGDEAVYAVEDPGYPLTHHVFDHHLRPAVPISVDDDGMDVDALQRSAATVAYVTPSHQFPTGTVLSAPRRAALLNWASSNPEHIIIEDDYDGEFRYAGRPIPSLQGMDRGENVIYLSTFSKSLMPSLRIAYMVLPQALLKRYKGAFIQYASTVPRLDQHMLARFMAEGQFSRHLNRMRKVYRKKLQTLTESLTAYEPSISYSGDEAGMHIIVTVQKKQSESMLADLALQGGIRVYSLQDYQSTHATGSPSFLLGFGGLSEQQIETGIHKLMNIWNIKKRNSAK from the coding sequence ATGGAAGAATGGCTGATTTTATTGGATAAATCCCATGCAATTCCTCTTTACGAACAAATTTACCGGCAAATGAAACAGGATATCACGGAACAGCGAATTCCTGTCGGTAAAAAACTGCCGTCCAAGCGGAAGTTAAGTGAATTTCTTTCAGTCAGCCAAACAACTATAGAGCTGGCTTACGGTCAGCTGGTTTCGGAAGGATACATTACAGCAGTCCCTCGCAGCGGCTATTATGTTCAAGACATTGAAGAACTGGCCTATACAGAGTCTGCAGAGGTGAAAGAAGTGCTCACTCCTGTCAAACCTGCAGCAGCCATCGACTTTTCACCAGGAATGGTGGATCCCGAATTGTTCCCATTTGCAAAGTGGAGGAAAGTAGCAAAAGACGTCATCGATGAACACGCGGCACATTTGCTGCAGCTTGGTGATCCTCATGGTGATGTAGAACTGCGCAATGAAATTGCTACGTATCTGTACCATTCAAGAGGCGTTATCTGCACGCCTGAGCAAGTTATTGTCGGGTCAGGGACCGAACAACTCATTCCCCTCATTATCCGGATTCTTGGAGACGAAGCCGTGTATGCTGTCGAAGATCCCGGCTACCCGCTGACACATCACGTATTCGACCATCACTTAAGACCCGCAGTACCTATTTCCGTGGATGACGATGGGATGGATGTGGATGCACTGCAGCGCTCTGCTGCAACAGTTGCATACGTGACACCTTCTCATCAGTTCCCTACAGGTACCGTGCTGTCTGCACCACGCAGAGCCGCTTTGCTGAACTGGGCCTCTTCCAATCCGGAACATATTATTATCGAAGATGATTACGATGGTGAATTTCGTTACGCCGGGCGGCCGATTCCATCTCTGCAAGGAATGGATCGTGGTGAAAATGTCATCTATTTAAGTACATTCTCTAAATCACTCATGCCTTCGCTTCGAATTGCCTATATGGTGCTTCCGCAAGCGTTGCTGAAGCGTTATAAGGGGGCATTCATCCAATATGCATCTACAGTTCCGCGGCTTGACCAGCACATGCTTGCACGCTTCATGGCAGAAGGGCAGTTTTCACGGCACTTAAATAGGATGCGGAAAGTGTACCGGAAAAAGCTGCAAACACTCACAGAATCTCTCACCGCATACGAACCATCCATTTCTTATTCTGGCGATGAAGCCGGAATGCACATCATTGTCACTGTACAAAAAAAGCAATCAGAATCCATGCTAGCTGACCTCGCCCTTCAGGGAGGTATCCGTGTTTACAGCTTGCAAGACTACCAGTCCACTCACGCGACCGGTTCACCATCCTTTTTGCTTGGCTTTGGCGGACTAAGCGAACAGCAAATTGAAACAGGCATTCATAAACTTATGAACATCTGGAATATAAAAAAACGGAACAGCGCCAAATAG